From Desulfobacterales bacterium:
GGAAACAGCCCAGGCCCATGCCAATCTGGGGCTGATCCGGCAGCAGCAGGGAGAGGTGGACAAGGCCATTGAGTCCTACACCCGGGCAACCCGGATCGACCCCGATCTGATCACCGCCTGGGTCAATCTGACCACGGCCCAGTTGATGGCCGGGAATAGCGGTGCGGCCCTGGAGGCTGCCCGGCAGGCGGTTTCCCTGGATCCGAACCATGGCATGGCCCAGAATAACCTGGCGGTTGCCCTTTACGAGCGCAAGGATTTTCAAAAGGCCAGACAGCATGCCGATACCGCGGCCCGGCTGGGATATTCAGTGGATCCCCGCTTTGTCGAGGCCCTG
This genomic window contains:
- a CDS encoding tetratricopeptide repeat protein; translation: MSTDTMREDLGKIIAELEQKCVDKPKSVPAHHHLGLVYLKAGRPDDAVRELEKALELDPHSVMTLVNLGAIYFDRGEVGKARQVNEQALKVAPETAQAHANLGLIRQQQGEVDKAIESYTRATRIDPDLITAWVNLTTAQLMAGNSGAALEAARQAVSLDPNHGMAQNNLAVALYERKDFQKARQHADTAARLGYSVDPRFVEALDRELAPSA